A single genomic interval of Phocoenobacter uteri harbors:
- a CDS encoding sulfite exporter TauE/SafE family protein, with protein MAILGAFLVLGAISGLLAGLFGIGGGMVIVPALVYLLPKVGVPDDLIMSMALGTSFSTIVVNTFSAAQHHHKLGNIEFSVIKVFVPALMIMGFLTASIVTDLPKHIITKLFSVLMFYLSLKMFLSIKSQKVATKQLTVRSMITAGSVIGVLASLGGIAGGGFIVPFLEGRGLALKKAIGTSSFCGCLLGLTGMLSFMFYGYNIPNLPDYSLGYVYLPALFGVVSVSFFTSKLGAKLAAVLSVSILKRAFALLLVGIAINMFFKY; from the coding sequence ATCGCTATTTTGGGTGCATTTTTAGTGCTAGGGGCAATTTCAGGGCTGTTGGCTGGATTATTCGGCATTGGCGGTGGAATGGTTATTGTGCCAGCACTGGTTTATTTATTACCCAAAGTAGGTGTGCCAGATGATTTAATTATGTCGATGGCATTAGGCACCTCATTTTCTACTATCGTTGTGAACACCTTCTCAGCAGCACAACACCATCACAAATTAGGCAATATTGAATTTTCTGTGATAAAAGTGTTTGTTCCAGCACTAATGATTATGGGATTTCTCACAGCTTCTATCGTTACCGACTTACCAAAACACATTATCACAAAATTGTTTTCGGTATTGATGTTTTATTTATCACTTAAAATGTTTTTATCCATAAAATCACAGAAAGTAGCAACTAAACAATTAACGGTACGGTCTATGATTACGGCAGGTAGTGTAATTGGTGTATTAGCCAGTTTAGGTGGCATTGCGGGTGGTGGTTTTATCGTCCCTTTTTTAGAAGGACGCGGTTTAGCACTGAAAAAAGCGATTGGCACATCATCTTTTTGTGGCTGTTTGCTTGGACTAACAGGAATGTTGAGCTTTATGTTTTATGGCTATAATATTCCCAATTTACCTGATTATTCCTTAGGTTATGTTTATTTACCCGCCCTATTTGGCGTGGTGTCTGTGTCATTTTTTACCTCAAAATTAGGGGCGAAATTGGCGGCAGTGTTATCTGTAAGCATATTAAAAAGAGCGTTTGCATTACTGCTAGTCGGGATTGCAATCAATATGTTTTTTAAATACTAA
- a CDS encoding 5'-methylthioadenosine/S-adenosylhomocysteine nucleosidase: MKKLLVLFSLLPTIAFSNETILVQGAMDMEVDYMISQLQNANKEHIGSWTFWKGKMGDNNVIISRTEIGLTNSAAATTLGIEKYQPTLIINQGTSGGHDPSLHQGDIVLGEKIVNFGAFRTEHKDPNIAPAMQDQLFFDVVQRLRNEDNQQEKYTHFSSDPKMLNKAIHIPYNHGKVIKGTIGTADQWNREIERINFIHKQFGTSSEEMETSAAAQVATAYHIPFIGIRILSNSEIHSEEFNPDTAQWVQSFVVDFIKALK; this comes from the coding sequence ATGAAAAAATTACTCGTGCTTTTCTCATTATTACCCACTATAGCCTTCTCAAACGAGACCATTTTAGTACAGGGAGCTATGGATATGGAAGTTGACTATATGATCAGTCAATTACAAAATGCGAACAAAGAACATATTGGTTCTTGGACATTTTGGAAAGGAAAAATGGGGGATAATAATGTAATTATCTCTCGCACTGAAATTGGCTTAACCAATTCTGCAGCGGCAACGACGCTGGGAATAGAGAAATATCAGCCAACGTTAATCATCAATCAAGGCACATCAGGCGGGCACGATCCTAGTCTTCATCAGGGCGATATTGTATTAGGAGAAAAAATAGTAAATTTTGGAGCATTCCGTACTGAGCATAAAGACCCAAATATCGCCCCAGCCATGCAAGACCAATTATTTTTTGATGTTGTACAGCGTCTTCGTAATGAAGATAATCAACAGGAAAAATATACCCATTTCTCAAGCGATCCTAAAATGTTAAATAAGGCAATTCACATTCCTTATAATCACGGCAAAGTTATAAAAGGAACGATTGGTACAGCAGATCAATGGAATCGAGAAATTGAACGAATAAACTTTATTCATAAGCAATTTGGTACTTCCAGTGAAGAGATGGAGACATCAGCGGCTGCACAGGTTGCAACGGCATATCATATCCCATTTATTGGAATTAGAATTCTTTCTAATAGTGAAATTCACAGTGAAGAATTTAATCCAGACACCGCACAATGGGTTCAATCATTTGTCGTTGATTTTATTAAAGCATTGAAATAA